The proteins below come from a single Accipiter gentilis chromosome W, bAccGen1.1, whole genome shotgun sequence genomic window:
- the TICAM2 gene encoding LOW QUALITY PROTEIN: TIR domain-containing adapter molecule 2 (The sequence of the model RefSeq protein was modified relative to this genomic sequence to represent the inferred CDS: inserted 2 bases in 1 codon; deleted 1 base in 1 codon) → MSTGQRDSKQINELCSHSAEIGEPASVALGVCSSNENSEDVFCKFVVLHNENDVDEAIWIQNLLQNKFSIKPGIIFADMPCGKHVLENVSDAVNGSTWAIMLLTENFLNEPWYESLLHTSLVSPLNKQHKYNXVIPVRLLNNLPTLWEKTPFTLQAINVLEEESPDSAKQVEKIFQESTYRQQQETWREKRKKKKLERL, encoded by the exons ATGAGTACAGGTCAGAGAGACTCCAAGCAAATTAATGAATTGTGCAGTCACTCTGCTGAAATTGGGGAGCCTGCAAGCGTGGCTCTGGGAGTTTGCAGCAGTAATGAGAATAGTGAGGACGTTTTCTGTAAGTTTGTGGTTCTGCACAATGAGAACGATGTAGATGAAGCCATCTGGATCCAGAACCTGCTGCAGAATAAATTTTCTATTAAACCTGGAATAATCTTTGCAGACATGCCTTGTGGTAAACATGTCTTGGAAAATGTAAGTGATGCTGTGAATGGCTCAACATGGGCTATTATGTTACtgacagaaaattttctgaatgaACCTTGGTATGAGTCTCTCTTACACACCTCCCTTGTCAGTCCTCTTAACAAGCAGCACAAATACAA TGTGATACCTGTGAGGCTGCTGAATAACCTACCTACT CTCTGGGAGAAGACTCCCTTCACCTTGCAGGCTATTAATGTGCTGGAAGAAGAGAGTCCTGACTCTGCAAAACAAGTGGAGAAAATATTCCAGGAGTCTACATATAGGCAGCAGCAAGAGACatggagggagaaaaggaagaaaaagaaactagagcGCTTGTAA